The Microbacterium sp. SORGH_AS_0862 genome has a segment encoding these proteins:
- a CDS encoding DUF4032 domain-containing protein codes for MADSLTITASAIDPALLTLPWSTPLADWSSNDIVQLPKGLSRHLVRFSTLSGKVIAVKETTGEMARREYDMLGNLARLDVPCVDRFAVIDGRTDAAGHPLPAALVTAHLKFSLPYRALFTQVLRPNTASRLVDALAVLLVRLHNVGFFWGDVSLSNTLFRRDAGAFAAYLVDAETGELHEGGLTRGQREHDLDVARTNIAGEIMDLAAGGRLAGDVDALDIADGIVSSYRSLWAALTDKESFSAAESWRITERVQRLNALGFDIGEMSIDTATDGALVSIQPKVVDAGHHQRRLLRLTGLDVEENQARRLLNDLDEFRARISRVGSDEEMVAHEWLTRKFEPVVKAIPFDLRSKLEPAEVYHQVLEHSWYMSQARGRSVPLAEVLTSYIDDVLRHRRDEATVVGPPTEATSIIPVLRDDYVPRDADDDEDEAIDWRDLV; via the coding sequence ATGGCGGACTCGCTGACCATCACGGCCAGTGCGATCGATCCCGCGCTGCTGACGCTGCCATGGAGCACGCCGCTCGCGGACTGGTCCAGCAACGACATCGTGCAGCTTCCCAAGGGCCTCTCGCGCCACCTGGTGCGCTTCTCGACCCTCAGCGGCAAGGTCATCGCCGTCAAGGAGACGACCGGCGAGATGGCGCGGCGCGAGTACGACATGCTCGGCAACCTCGCGCGCCTCGACGTGCCGTGCGTCGACCGATTCGCCGTGATCGACGGGCGGACGGATGCGGCCGGCCACCCGCTGCCTGCGGCTCTGGTGACCGCCCACCTCAAGTTCTCCCTGCCCTATCGCGCCCTCTTCACCCAGGTGCTGCGACCGAACACTGCCTCCCGCCTCGTCGACGCGCTCGCCGTGCTCCTTGTGCGCCTGCACAACGTGGGGTTCTTCTGGGGCGACGTCTCGCTCTCCAACACCCTCTTCCGACGGGATGCGGGCGCCTTCGCCGCGTACCTCGTGGACGCCGAGACGGGCGAGCTCCACGAAGGCGGCCTGACGCGCGGTCAGCGTGAGCACGACCTGGATGTGGCACGCACGAACATCGCCGGCGAGATCATGGACCTCGCCGCCGGCGGCCGTCTGGCCGGCGACGTCGACGCGCTCGACATCGCCGACGGCATCGTCTCCTCCTATCGCTCCCTCTGGGCTGCGCTGACCGACAAGGAGAGCTTCTCCGCGGCGGAGTCGTGGCGGATCACGGAGCGCGTGCAGCGGCTGAATGCACTCGGCTTCGACATCGGAGAGATGTCGATCGACACCGCGACGGACGGCGCGCTGGTCTCCATCCAGCCCAAGGTCGTCGACGCCGGCCACCACCAACGCCGCCTGCTGCGCCTCACCGGTCTCGACGTCGAGGAGAACCAGGCGCGACGGCTGCTCAACGACCTCGACGAGTTCCGTGCGCGCATCTCCCGCGTGGGCTCCGACGAGGAGATGGTCGCCCACGAGTGGCTCACACGGAAGTTCGAGCCGGTCGTCAAGGCGATCCCCTTCGATCTGCGCTCCAAGCTGGAGCCCGCAGAGGTCTACCACCAGGTGCTCGAGCACAGCTGGTACATGTCGCAGGCACGAGGCCGCTCCGTGCCGCTCGCGGAAGTGCTCACGAGCTACATCGACGATGTCCTGCGCCACCGCCGCGACGAAGCCACCGTGGTGGGCCCCCCGAC